Proteins found in one Leptospira bouyouniensis genomic segment:
- a CDS encoding ParA family protein: MITIAVANQKGGEGKTTTSLNLAMGLARRNLKTLLIDMDPQANSTGIFLNPETVEKDLAHLFQNAANIKDIITPAYNDYLWVAPSSMRLAEMETVSVNSVEAPYILRDSLAGLKDFEFVIIDCPPSLSIFTVNSLVAANFVLIPLQAEKFSMDGIMGLQQTISSIKKRINPDLEILGALITQLKPQTLLTKTILPVLTKYFRIFEHTISDGVAIGESHLAKKSVYDYNRSSRQSQEYEGFIEEVLNELKK, from the coding sequence ATGATCACCATTGCAGTTGCAAATCAGAAAGGCGGAGAGGGAAAAACAACTACTTCTCTGAATCTCGCCATGGGATTGGCTCGCCGAAATCTCAAAACTTTACTCATCGATATGGACCCACAGGCAAACTCTACAGGAATTTTCCTGAATCCAGAGACTGTCGAAAAGGACCTTGCCCATCTTTTCCAAAACGCCGCAAACATCAAAGACATCATTACTCCAGCGTATAACGACTATTTGTGGGTAGCTCCATCTAGCATGCGTTTGGCGGAAATGGAAACAGTATCCGTAAATTCAGTTGAAGCTCCATACATCCTCAGGGACTCACTTGCCGGACTTAAGGATTTTGAATTTGTCATCATTGACTGCCCCCCATCACTCTCAATATTCACTGTGAACAGCTTGGTGGCCGCAAACTTTGTTTTGATCCCTCTCCAGGCTGAAAAATTTTCGATGGATGGAATCATGGGTCTACAACAGACGATTTCATCGATCAAAAAAAGGATCAACCCTGACCTTGAGATTTTAGGAGCTCTCATCACTCAGCTCAAACCACAAACACTGCTCACAAAAACCATTTTACCTGTGCTTACAAAATACTTTAGGATCTTCGAACATACGATTTCCGATGGGGTTGCCATAGGGGAAAGCCATTTAGCAAAAAAATCAGTCTATGATTACAATCGCTCTTCTAGGCAATCGCAAGAATATGAGGGGTTCATAGAGGAGGTTTTAAATGAGCTTAAAAAGTAA
- a CDS encoding ParB/RepB/Spo0J family partition protein translates to MSLKSKRLGTLADIYQAENLDGTIRTIRMDRIQPSEHQPRQERKKGIEELAQTLKADGLLQPIIVSKGEKEGNYKIIAGERRYHAAKSLGWAEIECKILNRSDKEIYKLAVIENLQRENLSPYEEVDALLFLKNSYQYTDQELGDLFGKSRSYMTEVLSITNMSKSDLEKCKKNEIFNKNLLVQAAQAAKKGSLDEFLTLYHKGTLKTVKDAKDFNKQAKSGETNHTKLSPLSGYKIRRTNNGIQIQSEDEILLGDIYKFIRKELSKKYGDSA, encoded by the coding sequence ATGAGCTTAAAAAGTAAACGTTTAGGAACTCTCGCCGACATTTACCAAGCAGAAAACTTGGATGGCACCATCCGGACCATTCGCATGGACCGGATCCAACCTTCTGAGCACCAACCTCGCCAAGAACGAAAAAAGGGAATCGAGGAATTGGCACAGACACTAAAAGCGGATGGACTTTTACAACCCATCATCGTGTCGAAAGGGGAAAAAGAAGGGAATTATAAAATCATCGCTGGGGAGAGGCGCTACCATGCCGCTAAATCCCTAGGTTGGGCAGAAATCGAATGTAAAATTTTAAACCGATCCGACAAAGAAATTTATAAACTCGCTGTCATTGAAAACTTACAGAGGGAAAATTTATCCCCCTATGAAGAAGTAGATGCACTACTCTTCTTAAAAAACTCTTACCAATACACGGACCAAGAATTGGGAGACCTTTTTGGAAAAAGCCGCAGTTATATGACAGAGGTCCTTTCCATTACTAACATGTCGAAGTCTGATTTAGAAAAATGCAAAAAAAATGAAATCTTCAATAAGAACCTCCTCGTCCAAGCCGCCCAAGCTGCAAAAAAAGGAAGTTTAGATGAGTTCTTAACTTTGTACCACAAGGGAACGCTAAAGACAGTTAAGGACGCAAAAGATTTCAATAAACAAGCTAAATCTGGGGAGACAAATCATACCAAGCTCTCCCCTCTTTCGGGATACAAAATCCGACGCACAAACAATGGAATTCAAATCCAATCGGAAGACGAAATCTTACTGGGTGATATCTATAAATTTATCCGAAAAGAACTCTCGAAAAAATATGGTGATTCGGCATAA
- a CDS encoding helix-turn-helix domain-containing protein, which produces MTDIIDSGVWAGLSHAAKTLYPVLLKFSDYNFKPVWPNTETLMRLTGFKTKKSIVTAKKELTQAGLLYQVPGSGRTSTRYHFSFHYEGSKITPLGDTSIHLTGTATESSEGSNLSPKGGSLGTPNHINITISNTNHVPNTKGMGESLGQPKDEKQNFEALVNLFGPEIALEAYQKAVSLHMESNVSYVQTLCRELVSLRSKEVINYGQNLSRESVSPHPASWAGFLAWAEKELTESSFRQLEKVNVQTDGNVIIVTSAVLGHLRQIIQMYFTERVKPVVLVVFTEKEEGSRVSEIR; this is translated from the coding sequence ATGACCGACATCATTGATTCTGGTGTTTGGGCAGGGCTTTCCCATGCTGCAAAGACCCTGTACCCAGTCTTACTGAAGTTCAGTGATTATAATTTCAAACCAGTTTGGCCAAACACAGAAACCTTGATGAGACTAACCGGCTTCAAAACCAAAAAATCGATTGTTACAGCTAAAAAAGAATTAACCCAAGCGGGGCTTTTATACCAAGTTCCCGGAAGCGGAAGGACCTCAACAAGATACCACTTTTCTTTCCACTATGAGGGTTCCAAAATTACCCCTCTGGGAGATACTTCCATACACCTCACAGGGACCGCAACGGAATCCTCTGAGGGTTCAAATCTTTCACCAAAGGGGGGTTCTCTCGGGACCCCTAACCATATTAATATAACTATATCCAATACAAACCATGTACCAAATACCAAAGGTATGGGAGAAAGTTTAGGCCAACCGAAAGATGAAAAACAAAACTTTGAGGCATTGGTAAATTTATTTGGTCCAGAGATTGCTTTGGAGGCCTACCAAAAGGCAGTCAGCTTACATATGGAGTCGAATGTTTCCTATGTCCAAACTTTGTGCCGAGAGTTGGTAAGTTTACGCTCAAAGGAAGTGATTAATTATGGGCAAAATTTGAGCCGTGAGTCCGTCTCACCGCACCCGGCATCATGGGCTGGCTTTTTGGCTTGGGCAGAAAAAGAACTCACCGAATCCTCTTTTCGGCAATTGGAAAAGGTCAATGTGCAAACGGATGGGAACGTCATCATCGTCACTTCTGCTGTCCTCGGGCACTTAAGGCAAATCATACAGATGTATTTCACTGAGAGAGTCAAACCAGTCGTTCTCGTAGTGTTTACGGAAAAGGAAGAAGGATCGCGTGTTAGTGAAATTCGATAG
- a CDS encoding discoidin domain-containing protein codes for MKDHLIRTSHPYSLPISSVSTTGTYEIKNNEFLSFFEEKDQSSLSSIIFQFDDVVFFNGIELLPGKDGLDFFPDSFRFELSHDGKYWEPILQESSFRKSFKTSAKWLFSLTSARYVKFISKISRKASNGKNRISFGPLKILISGVQSMQVSSELDRLCVKENLFDTRPDYGWSSKKKEEPADEYIIMDMGSVNRIEEFRMLTKNDPVTNFPERFIVYYSEDDLTWHQLHEENYFLSEPGTWYKWRFPPVNLRFLKIVFIDEKQTNKKEYITEVIEIELYSSADKKESGGPTREPLPYASVLRSGIIRLAVDGEVKEGVVVQSNDRRLRDATTEYRGIVELASDGEEKPGVAVQGNDKRLKIATELTHGLVRLARSGEARPGLVVQSDDERLRNASTEHPGIVELALDGETRPGVAVQGNDSRLRIATKKAVGLVQLADAGETAIDKVVTGDDPRLKDATTTAKGIVQLAPNGGEEINTVVQGNDKRLKLANTESYGIVQLAHSGENKAGVVVQGNDKRLAKAGFDDAGIVIIANHGEAVPGKVVLADDPRLSDKRDPKPHTHPYAEKEHDFNSHTGLLKITGEAESISKGFVPPQQTDAIIYGKNTKNGSGVVGVSSGLGVVGFGDSIGVYGISKGKESTRSAGILGAGTTSPGGRFVSQSEFAIIVDGKGIPEYELSGSGKAIYANGESVFEGNLRITKDGGEECIARYFRLDGKDVITAGDLLVATEETGVLGRSKHPYSTNVIGVAVSNANVVFGKKEKGVEYVLVALLGMTKIHVDATQVPIYPGDLLVSGLSSGHAIKADPSKLKPGMLVAKAMEACKRDKGHILCMLTFS; via the coding sequence ATGAAAGATCATTTAATTCGCACAAGCCACCCCTACTCTTTGCCCATCTCATCCGTGTCGACTACGGGAACCTACGAAATCAAAAACAATGAGTTTTTGTCATTTTTTGAAGAAAAGGACCAATCCTCTCTTTCATCGATTATTTTCCAATTTGATGATGTTGTCTTTTTTAATGGAATTGAGTTATTACCAGGAAAAGATGGATTAGATTTTTTTCCCGATTCGTTTCGGTTTGAATTATCCCATGACGGAAAGTATTGGGAACCTATTTTACAAGAATCTTCATTCCGAAAATCCTTCAAAACTTCAGCGAAATGGCTATTTTCGTTAACTAGCGCTCGTTATGTGAAGTTTATCTCCAAAATTTCCAGAAAAGCAAGTAACGGAAAAAATCGAATTAGTTTTGGACCATTGAAAATTTTAATCAGTGGTGTTCAGTCTATGCAAGTTAGTTCAGAACTTGATAGGCTCTGTGTAAAAGAAAACTTATTTGATACAAGACCTGACTATGGTTGGTCTTCTAAAAAAAAGGAAGAACCAGCGGATGAATACATCATCATGGATATGGGATCCGTGAACCGAATTGAAGAATTCCGGATGTTAACCAAAAACGATCCTGTCACCAATTTTCCGGAAAGGTTCATTGTTTATTATAGTGAAGATGATCTTACATGGCACCAGTTACATGAAGAAAATTATTTTTTATCCGAGCCAGGGACATGGTATAAATGGCGTTTCCCTCCTGTTAATTTGCGGTTTTTGAAAATTGTTTTTATAGATGAGAAACAAACAAACAAAAAGGAATACATCACTGAAGTCATAGAAATCGAATTGTATTCCAGTGCTGATAAAAAAGAATCAGGTGGTCCGACAAGGGAACCACTCCCATATGCATCTGTTCTTCGGTCAGGTATCATCCGTCTTGCCGTCGATGGAGAAGTAAAAGAAGGAGTGGTTGTCCAATCCAATGATAGAAGATTACGTGATGCCACCACAGAATACCGTGGGATTGTTGAATTGGCATCTGATGGGGAAGAAAAACCTGGCGTTGCCGTCCAAGGAAATGATAAACGCCTAAAAATTGCCACCGAACTCACGCACGGTCTTGTCAGGCTTGCGAGGAGTGGTGAAGCAAGGCCAGGGCTTGTTGTTCAATCAGATGATGAAAGATTAAGAAATGCTTCAACAGAACATCCTGGGATCGTGGAGCTTGCGTTAGATGGTGAAACGAGACCAGGTGTGGCGGTTCAGGGAAATGATTCAAGGTTAAGAATTGCGACAAAAAAAGCTGTAGGTCTTGTCCAGTTAGCTGACGCAGGTGAAACAGCAATCGACAAAGTTGTCACTGGAGATGATCCAAGACTTAAGGATGCAACAACAACGGCAAAAGGGATTGTGCAACTCGCCCCTAATGGCGGTGAAGAAATAAATACGGTCGTGCAAGGGAATGATAAACGTCTCAAATTAGCAAACACGGAATCATATGGAATTGTTCAGCTAGCACATTCAGGTGAAAACAAAGCTGGCGTGGTTGTGCAAGGAAATGACAAACGTCTCGCCAAAGCTGGGTTTGATGATGCAGGGATCGTGATCATTGCTAATCATGGAGAAGCGGTGCCAGGGAAAGTTGTATTGGCTGATGATCCAAGATTGTCTGATAAAAGGGATCCGAAACCTCATACCCACCCTTACGCTGAAAAAGAACATGATTTTAATTCTCATACGGGATTATTAAAAATCACAGGTGAAGCTGAATCCATCTCTAAAGGTTTTGTCCCTCCACAACAAACGGATGCCATTATCTATGGGAAAAATACAAAAAATGGTTCTGGAGTTGTCGGAGTTTCTTCTGGTTTAGGTGTTGTTGGTTTTGGTGATTCCATTGGTGTATATGGGATCTCAAAAGGAAAAGAATCAACACGTTCAGCAGGTATTTTAGGTGCCGGTACCACGTCACCTGGTGGTCGATTTGTTTCTCAATCTGAGTTTGCCATTATTGTTGATGGAAAAGGAATTCCTGAATATGAACTCTCTGGATCAGGAAAGGCAATTTATGCAAACGGTGAATCTGTGTTCGAAGGAAATCTTCGCATCACAAAAGATGGTGGAGAAGAGTGTATTGCTCGTTATTTCCGGTTAGATGGGAAGGATGTGATCACAGCGGGAGATTTGCTTGTTGCCACTGAAGAAACAGGGGTACTTGGCAGATCCAAACACCCCTACTCTACAAATGTAATCGGAGTAGCTGTTTCGAATGCTAATGTTGTATTTGGGAAAAAAGAAAAAGGTGTGGAATACGTTCTCGTTGCACTACTTGGTATGACAAAAATCCATGTTGATGCAACGCAAGTTCCCATCTACCCAGGTGATCTTTTGGTATCTGGTCTTTCTTCAGGTCATGCGATCAAAGCAGATCCATCTAAGTTAAAACCGGGGATGTTGGTTGCAAAAGCAATGGAAGCTTGTAAACGAGACAAAGGGCATATCCTTTGTATGTTAACTTTCTCCTAA
- a CDS encoding 1,4-dihydroxy-6-naphthoate synthase, protein MISLAYSPCPNDTFLFYHLIRNPDYPIQEELYDVENLNEFAFQGKFPVTKLSFAAFFQIIDKYILLETGSALGRGCGPLLVRKKNTLTNLENYEKLYIPGQLTTANLLLSLYTNGTHKPTALRYDEIIPNLLMDQHSLGVIIHEERFTYEERGLEKVVDLGEWWESSTGYPIPLGAIAIRRDIPREEALKFQNELRKSLKNAYQEPKEMMDYIRENSQNKDESVIRAHINLYVNEFTKNLGKEGQNAVSYLFQRAIEAGFIKKPTKNLPLFLGES, encoded by the coding sequence ATGATCTCACTTGCATACTCGCCATGCCCAAATGACACATTCTTATTCTACCACCTTATCAGAAACCCAGATTACCCCATTCAGGAAGAATTGTATGATGTAGAAAACTTAAATGAGTTTGCCTTCCAAGGGAAGTTTCCGGTAACAAAACTTTCTTTTGCAGCTTTTTTTCAAATCATCGATAAATATATTCTCCTAGAAACTGGATCAGCATTGGGAAGAGGGTGTGGACCTCTATTAGTAAGAAAAAAGAATACACTTACTAATTTAGAAAACTACGAAAAACTTTATATACCTGGGCAACTAACAACAGCAAATTTACTTCTATCCCTTTACACAAATGGCACACATAAACCCACCGCACTTCGGTACGATGAAATCATCCCCAATCTTTTGATGGATCAACATAGTTTAGGTGTCATCATTCATGAAGAAAGGTTCACTTACGAAGAAAGAGGATTAGAAAAAGTAGTAGATTTGGGTGAATGGTGGGAATCTTCCACAGGATACCCAATCCCTCTTGGAGCCATCGCTATCAGAAGAGACATTCCTAGGGAAGAAGCACTCAAATTCCAAAACGAATTAAGAAAAAGTTTGAAAAACGCTTACCAAGAGCCAAAAGAAATGATGGATTATATTCGAGAAAATTCACAGAACAAAGATGAGTCTGTGATTCGCGCTCACATCAATTTGTATGTAAATGAATTCACAAAAAATTTAGGTAAAGAAGGCCAAAACGCAGTGTCTTATCTATTCCAAAGGGCAATCGAGGCAGGTTTTATCAAAAAACCCACCAAGAACCTACCTTTATTCTTAGGAGAAAGTTAA